The genomic segment ATATGCACAGCACTCTCAAAATCTTCCGTTTTCAAAAAATCTTCCGCTTTCTCAATGTCACTGGCATGGTCGATGTCGAGCACTTTCGAGAACAGCCACGCATCGAGCCTGAAGCCATCGGCAACCAGGGCGCGCTGAAAGTTGCGCATGCGGTGCTCTCCCCGCTCCATGCACCTGCTGAGTGTGTCGAGCGAATGCGGTGATAATCCATAAATACCTGCGCTCACAAAAGGTTGATTGGTTTTTGTTTCTGCTGCCGACAAGTAATCCGGTGTGTCGTGAAAACCCCGTATCTGCCAGCCGTCGCCTACCTCCACGTAAAGCGGTTTCTCATCGTCCACATAGTCGGTCACGCCCATCAAGCCGTCAAGTGACGCACCGCTGCCGGCAGCAGTCATCATACGGGTGAACGTCTCGACGTAACTGGTAAATTCACTCTCACGGAAAATCGTATCGACCGTGGTCAACACGAAGGGTTCACCGGCAAGCAAACCGCTCAGTTCGTAAAGGCTGTGCATCGAACTCGGGGTCGTTTTGACCACCAGGCGCAAGGGTATCGCACGCCCGTCCAAGCCGTTTCGCGCCACCTCCTCAAGATGGTGGCGCACCTGCGGCGACTGCTCGTTGCAAATCACGGCTATCTCCGACGCGCCATTCGCTGTGAATATGCGTAAGAGACGGTCAATCAGGCACTCGCTGCCCAACCTCACCAACGGCTTCGGTTCTGCCACTCCCTCCTCGGCTAACCGCGAGCCTTCGCCTGCTGCGATGATTGCGTATTTCATCAACACACTCAACCTTTTATAAAGAACAATAATTTATTAAGCTGCGCAAAGGTAAATAAAGTATATGAAAGACGAAAACTTTTTACAGTTTTTTAGTTTTGCACCATGCTTTTTATACTTTCTTTATTTTTACATCTTTTTACAAATGTTTTGTTTTTTATATTTTCGCCTCTCGAAACGCCGATTTTTAAATGTTAAAATGTAAAGTTTTTATCACGATTTTAACATTTCGGGAAATGGAAATTCTGGAACGGATTTCCGTAAGTTTATCAATAAAATATCCAAAAGTGTCGTTTTGGAGAACAAAAGCAGCACTTTGACCTTGCGAAAGTGCCACTTTCAGGAGCCAAAAGTTGAAGTTTTGGAGGGTAAAAGTGCCACTTTTAGAACCCGAAAGTGGCACTTTCAGGCGCATTTCCAACACTTTCCGCGCCAGAAAAGTTTTCACAGAAACAACAATCCACTGACCATGAGTAAGTTAACGAAAAGGCTTTGTTTTTTGAAAAAATCGAGGCAAAAGTGGGGAAGTTTGCAAAAAGGGGCAAAAATCGTGCGTTAGAGCCTCTTTTTTCTTTCCATTTTAACATTTCAGAAAATGAGGGTCGGAAAGTCCCCCTGCATCCTCCTCATTCAAATAAAAACACCTTTTCCCCGACTTAATGACCGCCTTTGGTCGCATAAGACAATGTTTCTGTATAAAAATAAACGGATTTTATTTTGTCCTGCTATCGGTTTTAACTATCTTTGCACTCAAATTGATAAAATCGAAAACATGGCGCAGAAAAGCAGCAAGCAAAATGCAGGTCCGCAGGAGGGCGGCAACAGCAACGGGCAGTTTGAAATCATTGCAAAGACATTCGTCGGGTTGGAGCCTATCCTGGCAAAGGAACTGAGGGAATTGGGGGCTGAAGATGTCAAGGAAGGACGGCGGATGGTCTCCTTCACGGGCGACAAGCGAATGATGTATCGGGCAAACTTCAAACTCCGCACAGCCATCCGAATTCTCAAACCCATCACCCACTTCAAGGCACGGTCGGCAGATGACGTGTACGAGGGAGCGAAGAAAATCGACTGGAGCCAGTATCTTGACAACAGCAAGACGTTTACCGTCGATGCCGTCGTCTTCTCTGAAGAGTTCCGCCACTCGAAGTTCGTATCCTACAAAATCAAGGATGCCATCGTCGATCAGTTCCGCGAGCGGACAGGCGAGCGCCCCAACATCTCTGTGGCCAATCCCGACATACGTCTCAACATTCATATTGCCGAAGACCGCTGCACGCTTTCGCTCGACTCCAGCGGAGAGTCGCTCCACCGAAGGGGCTACCGCCAAGAGCAGGTAGAAGCGCCACTCAACGAGGTGCTCGCCGCCGGAATGATTCTCATGACGGGCTGGCATGGCGAGACCGACTTCATCGACCCGATGTGCGGCTCGGGTACGCTGCCCATCGAGGCGGCACTCATCGCGCACAACATGGCACCGGGACTGTTCCGGAAGGAATATGCGTTCGAGAAATGGGCAGACTTCGACAGCGAAATGTTCGACGAAATCTACAACGACGACTCCGATGAGTGCGAGTTTGAACACCACATCTACGGATACGACATCGACATGAAGGCGGTCAGCAAAGCACTCCGCAACGTGAAGGCAGCGGGGCTGAGCAAGGATATCACCATCGAACAGGCTGACTTCAAGGACTTCGTGCAACCGAAAGAAAAAAGCATCATCATCACCAATCCGCCATACGGAGAGCGCATCTCCACCCCCAACCTGCTCGACACCTACCAGATGATAGGCGAACGGCTCAAACACCAGTTCGTGGGCAACGACGCATGGGTGCTCAGCTATCGGGAGGAATGCTTCGACCAGATAGGACTGAAGCCCTCATTGAAGGTGCCGCTGTTCAACGGAGCCCTGGAATGCGAGTTCCGCAGATACCAGCTGTTTGACGGGAAATACCGCGAATTCCGCAGCACGGGCGGCGAAGTGAAGTCGGAAGAGGAAAAGCGCGCCATGGCACAGAAGAACCGCTTCAAGAAACACCGCGAGTTCAAACAACGACTCGAGGAAGTGGAAGAGAACGAGGCAAACGATATCCGCTCCTTCAAGATGCACACCTCCTCCCTACAGGAATACGACAGAAAACGGGAAGAGAGAGCAAGCGGAGAACGAAAAGACGCCCGACCGTTCGACAAAGACAGGAGAGGAAAACGCCCCTTTGAAGGAAGGGAACACAGAGACAATCGCAAATTTGGTAGAAAAACACATAATGAACAAAGAAAAACAAGGAGGAATAACCATGAGAATTAAACAACTGCTACTCTTAGTATTCATCGCCATGGCAGCAAATGCACAAAACAAGCTCTTCACACTGGAAGACCTCAACTTCG from the Prevotella sp. Rep29 genome contains:
- a CDS encoding class I SAM-dependent RNA methyltransferase, yielding MAQKSSKQNAGPQEGGNSNGQFEIIAKTFVGLEPILAKELRELGAEDVKEGRRMVSFTGDKRMMYRANFKLRTAIRILKPITHFKARSADDVYEGAKKIDWSQYLDNSKTFTVDAVVFSEEFRHSKFVSYKIKDAIVDQFRERTGERPNISVANPDIRLNIHIAEDRCTLSLDSSGESLHRRGYRQEQVEAPLNEVLAAGMILMTGWHGETDFIDPMCGSGTLPIEAALIAHNMAPGLFRKEYAFEKWADFDSEMFDEIYNDDSDECEFEHHIYGYDIDMKAVSKALRNVKAAGLSKDITIEQADFKDFVQPKEKSIIITNPPYGERISTPNLLDTYQMIGERLKHQFVGNDAWVLSYREECFDQIGLKPSLKVPLFNGALECEFRRYQLFDGKYREFRSTGGEVKSEEEKRAMAQKNRFKKHREFKQRLEEVEENEANDIRSFKMHTSSLQEYDRKREERASGERKDARPFDKDRRGKRPFEGREHRDNRKFGRKTHNEQRKTRRNNHEN
- a CDS encoding sugar phosphate nucleotidyltransferase, which codes for MKYAIIAAGEGSRLAEEGVAEPKPLVRLGSECLIDRLLRIFTANGASEIAVICNEQSPQVRHHLEEVARNGLDGRAIPLRLVVKTTPSSMHSLYELSGLLAGEPFVLTTVDTIFRESEFTSYVETFTRMMTAAGSGASLDGLMGVTDYVDDEKPLYVEVGDGWQIRGFHDTPDYLSAAETKTNQPFVSAGIYGLSPHSLDTLSRCMERGEHRMRNFQRALVADGFRLDAWLFSKVLDIDHASDIEKAEDFLKTEDFESAVHI